The Nitrospirae bacterium YQR-1 genomic interval CTGAGGGAATACAAAGCCGGGTGATTCTTTTGTCACCGGTGGGCGGCGTATTTAATCAAAGCAGAGCGCAGAAGTTAGCCCTTGCAGGGGGCACTCTGACGTTAATATGCGGGCGATACGAGGGGGTTGACGAAAGAGTAGTGGAGTTTGTTGATGAGGAAATATCCATAGGTGATTATGTATTAACCGGTGGGGAGTTAGCCGCTTTAGTTATAATAGATGCAGTTTGCAGGCTTTTGCCTGGAGTGCTTGGGGATGAACGTTCTAAGGATGACGAGTCTTTTACATCGGGGCTTTTAGATTATCCTACATTTACGAGACCGGCGGAGTTTATGGGAATGAAAGTGCCGGATGTATTAACAGGCGGTAATCACGCACACATACAGAGATGGCGTGAGAGGGAAGCGTTAAGGAAAACTTACTTACATAAACCACACATGATAGACAGCTCAAACTTAACGCAAGCAAGGAGAGAGCTCTTAGAAGAAATAAAGGAGGAGACACGGATATGAATTTTGTAGCGGCATTAGAGGAAACGCACAAAAAGGGGGATATTCCCGCCTTTGGCATAGGGGATACGGTACGGGTGCATGTGCGGGTGGTGGAAGGGGACAAGGAGAGAGTGCAGCCATATGAGGGAATAGTGATAGCACGGCATGGCGGGGGCGTAAGGGAGACATTTACGGTTCGCAAGGTATCGTTTGGAGTAGGTGTTGAGAGGATATTTCCTGTGCATTCACCGATAATAAAACTAATTGAGCTGGTCAGAAGAGGAGATGTAAGACAGGCAAAGCTTTACTATCTGAGGTTCAAAAAAGGTAAGGATGCAAAAATAAAGGAAAAGGGAAGGGAAGTTAAAGGGGCCTGATGTTTGGGCTGTTCAACCATGACAAGGAGTATTTCACGAGGGGCCATACCCCAATAGGCGGAATAGATGAGGCAGGACGGGGACCTCTTGCAGGTCCCGTTGTTGCCGCCTGTGTGGTATTGCCGGAAGATTTCTATATTGAAGGTTTGAACGATTCCAAGAAGCTTTCCGTGGTGCAGAGAGACCGTGTTTTTCTGCAACTACTTTACAACACGGCGGTACATATCGGTGTCGGTATGGCGACAAATGAGGAAATAGACCGGTTCAACATCTTAAATGCCACGCGTTTGGCTATGAAAAGAGCTGTATCGGATGTTTTTGTAAAGCCGCAGTTGCTTTTGATAGACGCCGTGAAAATTAAAGATATAGGCATAGAGCAGGTATCAATAATAAAGGGGGATGAAAAAAGCGCCTCCATTGCCGCAGCCTCGGTAGTGGCAAAGGTTGTGAGAGATTCCATCATGAGCGCTTACCATAAGAGGTATCCGCAGTACGGTTTTATACGGCATAAGGGGTATGGAACAAAAGAGCACGTGCTTAACATCAGAGAGCACGGCCCGTGTGAAATCCACCGAATGACTTTTGCTCCGGTTGCCGGTCTAAAAGAGAAAACTTTGCCTTTATGATTTATTTTGATCGAAAAGTAGTGTTTTCACTCATAATAAAAAGCAGAGGGACAGAATGCCTGTAGTATTATACCAGGTTGCAGTCAAAAGAGTAACGAGGCGACTGGGAGAAAACAACACCTCTCTTACCATTGGAGTAGCTAC includes:
- the trmD gene encoding tRNA (guanosine(37)-N1)-methyltransferase TrmD; amino-acid sequence: MRFNVLTIFPGLIDFYINESIIKRAIASDKVQVRAVNIRDYATDKHLCVDDYPFGGGPGMVLKVQPIYDALAALKSEGIQSRVILLSPVGGVFNQSRAQKLALAGGTLTLICGRYEGVDERVVEFVDEEISIGDYVLTGGELAALVIIDAVCRLLPGVLGDERSKDDESFTSGLLDYPTFTRPAEFMGMKVPDVLTGGNHAHIQRWREREALRKTYLHKPHMIDSSNLTQARRELLEEIKEETRI
- the rplS gene encoding 50S ribosomal protein L19 — translated: MNFVAALEETHKKGDIPAFGIGDTVRVHVRVVEGDKERVQPYEGIVIARHGGGVRETFTVRKVSFGVGVERIFPVHSPIIKLIELVRRGDVRQAKLYYLRFKKGKDAKIKEKGREVKGA
- a CDS encoding ribonuclease HII, whose protein sequence is MFGLFNHDKEYFTRGHTPIGGIDEAGRGPLAGPVVAACVVLPEDFYIEGLNDSKKLSVVQRDRVFLQLLYNTAVHIGVGMATNEEIDRFNILNATRLAMKRAVSDVFVKPQLLLIDAVKIKDIGIEQVSIIKGDEKSASIAAASVVAKVVRDSIMSAYHKRYPQYGFIRHKGYGTKEHVLNIREHGPCEIHRMTFAPVAGLKEKTLPL